The Mesorhizobium opportunistum WSM2075 DNA window ATCTTCAGAACCAACGGAAAGCCCAGCGTCTGCGCGGCGAGTTCGAGGTCCGAGGTGCCGGCGATCATCACCGTGGGAGGCACCGGCACCTTGTTGTAGGCCATCAACTCGTTGAGATAGACCTTGTTGGTGCAGCGGATCATCGACAGCGGGTCGTCGATGACCGGCATGCCCTCCTGCTGGGCGCGGCGGGCGAAACGATAGGTGTGGTTGGAAATCGAGGTGGTCTCGCGGATGAACAGCGCATCGTAGTTGGCGAGCTTGGCGAGATCCTTCCTGGTGATGGGCTCGATTTCGACCCCCATCTTTTCGGCTATCTTGGCCCAGTAGCGCAGCGACGAGATTTCCGACGGCGGCAGTTCCTCATGCGGATCGACAAGCGTGGCGAAGGTGTAGCGCGCCGGCGTGCGGCCCTTGGTGTCGCGCCATTCGCGGTTGGTGTAGGTTTCCAGGCACTGGATGAAGCTTTTTTCCTCGTCCTCGGTCATCCGTGCCAAGGGGTGGAAGCCGATCTTGCGGATCGAGGCCCATTCGGCGCTGTCCTTGATGTGGACCTCGAGCGCCGGTGCCCGGAACCAGTCGAACAACAGCTTGGCGAAGCGGTCCCACACTTTCGACGGCCCGATGCCGAAGAAGATGCACACCTTCGCCGGAAAGGCGCCGCCGAGGTCCTTGCGGCATTTGTTGAGCGCCAATTCCAATTCCGGTAGCGCATGTTCGTAGAGCTTGCGCTCGGACAGGTCGATCATCGTCTCGACGGTCGGGATGACCTTGTGGCCGCGCGAGCCCGCCAGCAGCGAGGCATAGTAGCCGCGGCTCTGGTAACCGTAGTTGTTCGACAGGTTGATGACCTTCGGCCGCTGGCCGCGAAACAGCGAGGGATGCGCGAGATACTCGCGATTGGTGATGATCTTGTGCGGTGTCGCCACCTGGTCGAGATCGCTCTGCCTGCCGGTAAGAATGACCCAGGTCATTATCTCTTTCCCAAAGTGATGGCGGCACGCAGTCCGTCACGGCCGAACTGCGCCATGTTCATGAAGATGCCGTAAGGCACGGGAATGTTGGCGGCATCAAGGATGGTTTCCTGCCTTTCATCCTCGACCCAGGGATCGTGGATCAGGATATGGTCGCCATCGTCGCCGATGGCCAGTACCCAGTGAGGCACCTTCTTGCCGAACATCAGGAAGCCGCTGATCAGCACCAGCACCAACTTCCCTCCAGCGATCGCGGTTCTGATATCATCGATGGTGAAAGGACGGTAATTCACCGGGATGCCGTAAAGTTCCGCGCGGCGGCGAAAGTCGACCTGAGCCAGCTCCATCACCCGGCGCTTGTCCTCGCTGCGCACCGACTGCAGGAACAGCGCGCCGTAGAAGGAAACGAAAATCTCCGCCGCAAGTCCGCTTTCGTACCCCGAGACCGCCAGGCCGAACGGCTCGCAGCCGCCAGGTCCAGACATCATGAAGACGGTCGTCGCCTCGCGCCAGAGGCGGATTTCCATCACCGGGTCCGGCACGAAGCCTCGGTCGAAATTGGCCATGGCCATCATCAGGCAGCATGGACCGCAGGTGAACTCGCAGGTCTGCTGATAGAACGGCACCTTGGTGGCGACCGGGAGATCGCCGCGCAGTGTCTTTTCATAACGAAGCGCCGTCTCGCCGTCGGAGTAGTAGCCCGGCTCGCGGCCGATCTTGCGATAGCCGGCCTGTTCGTAGATGCGGATGGCCCGGCCGTTGTCCTCGCGCACTTCGAGGCGCAGCATCATGCGGTCGTGCTCGAAGGCTGCCTCCTCGGCCGCCGACAGCAGCTGGCGGCCGACACCGAGTCCCCCGAAAAACGGGCCGACAGCTATGGAATAGAGCCGCGCGACCCCACTGCCCTTGCGAAACAGCACGATCGAATAACCGGCGACGTGGCCATCGATTTCGGCGACCAGCGTCTCGGCGGTCTCACGCTCGATGAACTGGCGAAAGGAGCGGCGGGAGATGCGGTCGCTCGAGAACACAGCTTTCTCGATGGCGGCGAGATCATCGACGTCGGACGCGCGGGCCGTGCGGATCTCGGCAGGCATGCGGCTTGAGGAAACCTCGATTGCGTTGCGGAAACGGCCCCGGTCAAAAGCGTCGCGAACACCGGCCGAAGCGCCGGTATTCATCAAGCGCTATCGCTCCTTGATTAGGGCCGAATTGTGACAGTTTCCGTGGCGGCAGGGAAGCCGGCAAGCTTTGCGCAAGATCGCCGTTGAAGCCTGCCCGTGGCGGAAGATCACAGCCCGCTCAGCTCGCGAGACCAGCCAGAAGCTGGCCATAGGCATTTTTGGCCACGACCGCCAATTGCTCACGCGGCAGCGAGCCGACAACGGCGCAGCCATAGCCCTTGTCCAGCCAATAGACGGCCTGCGGCCCGTCCTGCGCCGCAGCATAGGTGCCCTTGGCGTTCTCCGTCGATTCCGCGGTGACGAAGAGCGATATGCGCTCACCCTTGTCGTCCTCGTAGAGCAGCATCGCGGCCTTGCTTTCGCCGGCCGGCAGCAGCCGGCCGCCGATCAGTTGAAAACCGTTGGCGGTCAGGTCCGGGGCGACCAGCCTCAAGCCGACCCGATTGGACAGCCAGGTCTGCAAATGATCCTTGTCGCTGGCAGGCACTTCCACGGCATGCCGCTTCTCGGCGGCGAAGATGACATGGGCGGCGATCGCCTGTTCGG harbors:
- a CDS encoding GNAT family N-acetyltransferase/peptidase C39 family protein, giving the protein MPAEIRTARASDVDDLAAIEKAVFSSDRISRRSFRQFIERETAETLVAEIDGHVAGYSIVLFRKGSGVARLYSIAVGPFFGGLGVGRQLLSAAEEAAFEHDRMMLRLEVREDNGRAIRIYEQAGYRKIGREPGYYSDGETALRYEKTLRGDLPVATKVPFYQQTCEFTCGPCCLMMAMANFDRGFVPDPVMEIRLWREATTVFMMSGPGGCEPFGLAVSGYESGLAAEIFVSFYGALFLQSVRSEDKRRVMELAQVDFRRRAELYGIPVNYRPFTIDDIRTAIAGGKLVLVLISGFLMFGKKVPHWVLAIGDDGDHILIHDPWVEDERQETILDAANIPVPYGIFMNMAQFGRDGLRAAITLGKR
- a CDS encoding anti-sigma factor family protein; the protein is MIRRDFSERDIHMALDGELPADERAAYDAWLEANPEMKARSVRFTADREALRAAFGGVLDEAVPLRLRKVVLGEAPLRVAAPRSRWWLAAAAAVLLAAGGFGGYFAGIDGFGQEDPAEDRLAEQAIAAHVIFAAEKRHAVEVPASDKDHLQTWLSNRVGLRLVAPDLTANGFQLIGGRLLPAGESKAAMLLYEDDKGERISLFVTAESTENAKGTYAAAQDGPQAVYWLDKGYGCAVVGSLPREQLAVVAKNAYGQLLAGLAS
- a CDS encoding RimK family alpha-L-glutamate ligase gives rise to the protein MTWVILTGRQSDLDQVATPHKIITNREYLAHPSLFRGQRPKVINLSNNYGYQSRGYYASLLAGSRGHKVIPTVETMIDLSERKLYEHALPELELALNKCRKDLGGAFPAKVCIFFGIGPSKVWDRFAKLLFDWFRAPALEVHIKDSAEWASIRKIGFHPLARMTEDEEKSFIQCLETYTNREWRDTKGRTPARYTFATLVDPHEELPPSEISSLRYWAKIAEKMGVEIEPITRKDLAKLANYDALFIRETTSISNHTYRFARRAQQEGMPVIDDPLSMIRCTNKVYLNELMAYNKVPVPPTVMIAGTSDLELAAQTLGFPLVLKIPDSSFSRGVKKCANLEELTRLATEWLEDSDLLIAQKFIPTEYDWRVGVLGGQPLFAVHYLMAKKHWQIVNHKANGKPDQGGIKTFTLKETPPHVVETAVKAARCIGDGLYGVDLKETKDGVFVIEVNDNPNLDHGWEDSGEKDEVWVRLTQWFLERLDRPGR